ACGTATATTAATATATCTATCAATATAAATATGGAATCTATGTAAAAATTATCGAATTTCCAAAAATCCGCACCTTACACCATAGACCCGCCtttgaattcaagatcataGAAACTTATCTATATtccttctattttttattaagtgtTGAATCtctttttcatagtttaaaataaatgaatatcaaagtttaaaaaaattattgagcttttttcataatatttacccttcatttaataAAGTTCTTAACTACTAGTGAAAGAAAAGACTTGTATAAGTCAAACAGTACACGCTTGTTGTGTTATTATTTGTAACTGACTTCACCAGATGCCAAAAGAAGTTTTCACACACTAGCTTGTATTTTAGCTAATCTTCACATTACCGATTACATCTATGTTCAAACAATATTAATGATATCTCTAGAACCATtttttaaggtaaaaaaaaaaacttaaaaggtGACTTTATGGAGGGTGGTGGGTGGTTGTTGAGGTTGAGGTGGCCCTTATAGAACAGATCTCATGTAAGGGCATACACGAATATTTCGATATTGACTTCAAACAAAGAAAATCCTATTAAGTAATCagaaattcataatatttattgcTTACTCccctttttagtttttttgtatACTTAAAAACATAAACTTATAACTCCTTTCTATCTTCATCTATGCTTATTTATCATCCTAATCTCTCTTCTTTTTAACAAAATGATGAAAGGGCTGGAATTCTCTGAAAATTCTCCTTCTTTATCCATGGAGCTAGGATATAGCAGTAACGACAAATCATCAGAGTTTGCTATAAGAGCATATGTTAAATCCACAATGCCAAGACTCCGATGGACTCATGATCTTCATCGCCACTTTGTGTATGCTGTTGAGCGTCTTGGTGGAGTTGACCGTAAGCTTAACTctctctttttatatataaatatatatatatatatataaagatttaCATTCCTCTATCTATAAAAGAAGAGTGAACCTATATATCAAGATGACTTAATAATTTggtacatatatatatctatatataatttatttactgAATTTGTTATggtacatgtatatatatatatatactaataattAGGAGCAACACCAAAGATGGTGCTACAAATAATGGATGTGAAGGGCCTTGCCATATCTCACATTAAGAGTCACCTTCAGGTAATTAACAAATCATAAccctttaattttgttatttttctctcttttttccaCCGTTTTTGTGGCTTtaagaaaatgtatttttatgatatgaacagatgtacaaaaacatgaaacatcAAGAGATGCAAGGTATATATCCCTATTTacttaaatctttttttatcaaattccaTTTCTTCTACatgattttgaatatatatattatataattaaaggaGTGATTCAAGTGCGTACtttaaatttcacaaaaaaaaatcaatcgcTTGAAACTTGATTTTATTATCTAAGAAAATGATAAATAGAAAGTAAATAAGTAGCAAGCGGTGATgcaatcaaaaaaaaattattagaagtTCCATttgaggaatttttttttagtttcgtTTTAGCCTTTTTGAGTTTTGCCTGATTCCATATCACCTTTAGGTTAACTAAAATTGAAAAAGGACTTAGAACCTCTTGTACTAAGGCTAGATCTATTGTTAGGGAGAccaaaattgatttaattttgtcACACATAAGTATGTAACGCcattgagttaattaattacatCTACTACCAACTCATTTGACCTTTTTTGGTTTTTAATTTACTGAAGGTGAAGCTGCAAATGGGAGAAAGAGAAACAGAATTGATGGTTCAGATTCAACGAATATTCCTCAGCGAAACCTTGTTCATCGGTACAGTCATATCAAAGGCAAAGCTGCCATGTTTGATGGTTCAGATTCAATAAATTTTCCTCAGCGAAACCTTGTTCATCGTTACAATCATATCAAAGGCAAAGCTGCCATGTTTGATGGTTCTGATCAAATGAATTTTCCGCAGGGAAACCTTGTTCATTGTTACAATTATAACAATGGCAAAGCCCCCATATTTAATGGTTCCGATCAAATGAATTTTTCACAGAGAAACCTTGTTCATCGTTACAATTATAACAATGGCAAATCTGTGTTTGATGCTCATCTTAATCCGACTGTAACAACTAACTATTTGGACAAAATTGCTTCCAGCTCTACTGCTTTTCCTCCTCCATGGTTCGTctcatttttcttctcttcctttttcctattaaaaatggAACTATTTTGAGTGTGAACACTTTTTACACCATCAATGTCGTAATAACCTAAAAAATAAGACATATAACTCTGGAGCTAGTATTGAATTTCAATGATGATATATGAAATTACCTATTTACCCCTTCTAGGAAATCTATGCCAGAGAAGAAGATGGGATTGGAAAGACGATACTACTTGTTTAGG
This window of the Solanum pennellii chromosome 2, SPENNV200 genome carries:
- the LOC107010733 gene encoding uncharacterized protein LOC107010733, yielding MDVKGLAISHIKSHLQMYKNMKHQEMQGEAANGRKRNRIDGSDSTNIPQRNLVHRYSHIKGKAAMFDGSDSINFPQRNLVHRYNHIKGKAAMFDGSDQMNFPQGNLVHCYNYNNGKAPIFNGSDQMNFSQRNLVHRYNYNNGKSVFDAHLNPTVTTNYLDKIASSSTAFPPPWFVSFFFSSFFLLKMELF